The Buchnera aphidicola str. APS (Acyrthosiphon pisum) genome has a segment encoding these proteins:
- the pheS gene encoding phenylalanine--tRNA ligase subunit alpha, which translates to MLNLNKLFEIIEIDIQNSKKISELDKIRIKYLGKKGVLTAFMKKLKDFSYEDKKKHSIIINKKKQEIISKINIKKQKLSVYILEQRIKSETIDISLPGRRTEHGGFHPITNTIDYIKNFFLKLGFQSINSPEIEDEYHNFDALNISKYHPARDSHDTFWFDRNRLLRTQTSSMQIRIMKQEKPPIRFIFPGKVYRNDYDITHTPMFHQIEGLIVDKNINFSNLKWIIYKFLYDFFGKEVLIKFRPSYFPFTVPSAEVDIIDHNGKSLEILGCGMVHPNVLKNVNIDSKIYSACAFGLGIERIAMLRYGITDIRSFFENDIRFLKQFKYN; encoded by the coding sequence ATGTTAAATTTAAATAAATTATTTGAAATTATAGAAATAGATATACAAAATTCAAAAAAAATTTCCGAACTAGATAAAATTCGTATTAAATATTTAGGAAAGAAGGGTGTCTTAACTGCTTTTATGAAGAAGTTAAAAGATTTTTCTTATGAAGATAAAAAGAAACACAGTATTATTATTAATAAAAAAAAACAAGAAATTATTAGTAAAATAAATATAAAAAAACAAAAACTCAGCGTGTATATCTTAGAACAGCGTATTAAATCAGAAACTATTGATATATCTTTACCTGGACGTCGTACTGAACATGGTGGTTTTCACCCTATAACAAATACTATTGATTATATAAAGAATTTTTTTTTAAAATTAGGATTCCAATCAATAAATAGTCCTGAAATAGAAGATGAATATCATAATTTTGATGCTTTAAACATTTCTAAATATCATCCAGCTAGAGATAGTCATGATACTTTTTGGTTTGATCGTAATCGATTGTTAAGAACGCAAACTTCTAGTATGCAAATTCGCATTATGAAACAAGAAAAACCTCCAATTAGATTTATTTTCCCCGGAAAAGTATATCGTAATGATTACGATATTACACATACACCTATGTTTCATCAGATTGAAGGGTTAATAGTTGACAAAAATATTAATTTTTCTAATTTAAAATGGATTATATATAAATTTTTATACGACTTTTTTGGAAAAGAGGTTTTGATTAAATTTCGTCCATCGTACTTTCCTTTTACTGTACCTTCTGCAGAAGTGGATATCATTGATCATAATGGAAAATCCTTAGAAATATTAGGATGTGGCATGGTACATCCTAATGTTTTAAAAAATGTTAATATTGATTCAAAAATATATTCTGCCTGTGCTTTTGGATTAGGAATTGAAAGAATTGCAATGTTGCGTTATGGAATAACTGATATTCGATCTTTTTTTGAAAACGATATAAGATTTTTAAAACAATTTAAATATAATTAG
- the infC gene encoding translation initiation factor IF-3, which yields MKGGKIVQLTRPNRINSEIRAIKVRLTGVEGDQIGIVNLREALKKSEELGLDLVEISPNAEPPVCRIMDYGKFLYEKSKSSKEQKKKQKVIHIKEIKFRPGTDEGDYQVKLRNLIRFLEDGDKAKITLRFRGREMAHQKIGVDVLNRVKNDLIELATVEYFPSKIEGRQMIMILAPKKK from the coding sequence ATTAAAGGTGGAAAAATAGTTCAATTAACACGTCCTAATCGTATTAATAGTGAAATACGTGCGATAAAAGTTCGTCTTACGGGCGTCGAAGGCGATCAAATTGGGATAGTTAATTTACGTGAAGCTTTAAAAAAATCTGAGGAATTAGGATTGGATTTAGTTGAAATTAGTCCAAATGCTGAACCACCCGTTTGTCGTATTATGGATTATGGTAAATTTCTTTACGAAAAAAGTAAATCATCTAAGGAACAGAAAAAAAAACAAAAAGTTATTCACATAAAAGAAATAAAATTTCGCCCTGGAACTGATGAAGGTGACTATCAAGTTAAATTGCGCAATTTAATACGTTTTTTAGAAGATGGTGATAAAGCTAAAATTACTCTACGATTTAGAGGTCGTGAAATGGCACATCAAAAAATTGGAGTCGATGTGTTAAATAGAGTGAAAAATGATTTGATTGAATTAGCAACTGTGGAATACTTTCCATCTAAAATTGAAGGTCGACAAATGATAATGATTTTAGCACCTAAGAAGAAGTAG
- the glyS gene encoding glycine--tRNA ligase subunit beta gives MTKKILLIEIGTEELPARLLSKISLYFYKNFIKELDFHNISYKNIKYFSTPRRLALKIKDIDITERFVEIKKRGPSIINSYDKDGFLTEAATRWLKHCGININQAIRLKNEKGEWLFYKTRKKQENIESLIPKITESALKNISIKKSMRWGQDNQKFSRPIRNIVILLDKKVIPGDVFNITSKNLLQNHLSSKDSQIKIKDAKDYPKILLEKNNIIADYFIRKEKIIEDIENIAKKIKGFIKKNNVLIEEVTALVESPKALLVNFQEKFLQIPKKILINTIEKKQKCFPIYNSEKKLLPYFIFISNIQTQESEKIIIGNQRVMHARLSDAEFFFKNDRKVKLESRLLSLKKVLFQNNLGSLYEKTLRIKLLIKWIAKYSSSDVEDSIRAALLSKCDLVTDVVCEFPELQGKIGMYYALEDKEKKDVATALEEQYLPRFSGDKLPCTPIGCGLSIADKMDTLSGMFYIGNIPSSDKDPFALRRLAIGIIRIILEKNIPLNLEDLIKKSLSLYNKKNEDDLILFDKMIKFFMIRLFHWYEETGYSAKIIKSVLSCKSIELIDIHKKIQAISFFKKLKDSQSIILSIKRISNILAKEKEKINGDINKKLMIEKEEIILFNNIEEFDNYTKNLFLEKKYNDILIKIKSFENPIYNFFKKVKIYHSDSKIRLNRLLLLSKLKKIFFKIADFSYLY, from the coding sequence ATGACAAAGAAAATATTATTAATTGAAATAGGGACTGAAGAACTACCTGCTAGACTGCTTTCAAAAATATCTTTATATTTTTATAAAAACTTTATTAAAGAATTAGATTTTCATAATATTTCATACAAAAACATTAAATATTTTTCTACACCAAGAAGACTTGCATTAAAAATTAAAGATATTGATATAACAGAGAGGTTTGTAGAAATAAAAAAAAGAGGTCCATCAATAATAAATTCTTATGATAAAGATGGATTTTTAACAGAAGCAGCTACACGTTGGTTGAAACATTGTGGAATCAATATAAATCAAGCTATACGTTTGAAAAATGAAAAAGGTGAATGGTTGTTTTATAAAACAAGAAAAAAACAGGAAAACATTGAATCATTAATTCCCAAAATCACTGAATCTGCTCTTAAAAATATTTCTATTAAAAAATCTATGAGATGGGGACAAGATAATCAGAAGTTTTCTCGTCCTATTCGTAACATTGTGATTTTATTGGACAAAAAAGTTATTCCAGGAGATGTATTTAATATTACGTCTAAAAACCTTCTTCAAAATCATCTTTCTTCAAAAGATAGTCAAATAAAAATAAAAGATGCAAAAGATTACCCTAAAATTCTTCTTGAAAAAAATAATATCATTGCTGACTATTTCATTAGAAAAGAAAAAATTATAGAAGATATTGAAAATATTGCAAAAAAAATTAAAGGATTTATAAAAAAAAATAACGTATTAATAGAAGAAGTAACAGCTTTAGTAGAATCGCCAAAAGCACTTTTAGTAAATTTTCAAGAAAAATTTCTTCAAATTCCTAAAAAAATACTAATAAATACCATAGAAAAAAAACAAAAATGTTTTCCAATATATAATTCTGAAAAAAAACTTCTGCCATATTTTATTTTTATCTCTAATATTCAAACACAAGAATCAGAAAAAATTATTATAGGAAATCAAAGAGTAATGCATGCACGACTTTCAGATGCTGAATTTTTTTTTAAGAACGATAGAAAAGTAAAATTAGAATCTCGTCTTTTATCTCTTAAAAAAGTTTTATTCCAAAACAATCTTGGTTCGTTATATGAAAAAACATTACGTATTAAATTACTTATAAAATGGATTGCTAAATATAGTTCTAGTGATGTAGAAGATTCAATAAGAGCTGCACTTTTATCTAAATGTGATCTTGTAACTGATGTAGTATGTGAATTTCCAGAATTACAAGGTAAAATAGGCATGTATTATGCTCTAGAAGACAAAGAAAAAAAAGATGTTGCTACTGCTCTTGAAGAACAATATTTACCCAGGTTTTCAGGAGATAAACTCCCGTGTACTCCTATAGGTTGTGGATTATCAATTGCTGATAAAATGGATACTTTATCAGGAATGTTTTATATAGGAAACATTCCAAGTTCAGATAAAGATCCATTTGCATTGAGACGTTTAGCTATAGGAATAATACGTATTATTTTAGAAAAGAATATACCATTAAATCTAGAAGATTTGATTAAAAAAAGTCTTTCTCTATATAACAAAAAAAATGAAGATGATTTAATCTTATTTGACAAAATGATCAAATTTTTTATGATAAGACTATTTCACTGGTATGAAGAAACAGGATATAGTGCAAAAATTATTAAATCAGTATTGTCATGTAAATCAATCGAACTAATAGATATTCATAAAAAAATACAAGCTATATCTTTTTTTAAAAAATTAAAAGATTCACAATCAATAATATTGTCTATTAAAAGAATATCTAACATTTTAGCAAAAGAAAAAGAAAAAATTAATGGAGATATTAATAAAAAACTAATGATTGAAAAAGAAGAAATCATATTATTTAATAATATAGAAGAATTTGATAATTATACAAAAAATTTATTTTTAGAAAAAAAATATAATGATATTTTAATAAAAATAAAAAGTTTTGAAAATCCCATATATAATTTTTTTAAGAAAGTTAAAATATATCATTCTGATTCTAAAATACGGTTAAATCGATTGCTTTTACTAAGTAAATTAAAAAAAATTTTTTTTAAAATAGCAGATTTTTCTTATTTATACTAA
- the rplT gene encoding 50S ribosomal protein L20, giving the protein MARIKRGVIAHARHKKILKQAKGYYGARSRIYRVAHQAVIKAGQYAYRDRRQRKRQFRQLWISRINAAVRQSKMSYSNFIFGLKKASINIDRKILSDIAIFDLLSFNALVKKAKEALL; this is encoded by the coding sequence ATGGCTCGTATAAAACGTGGTGTAATTGCCCACGCTCGTCATAAAAAAATCTTAAAACAAGCAAAAGGCTACTATGGAGCTCGTTCTCGTATTTACAGGGTGGCACATCAAGCAGTAATTAAAGCTGGTCAATATGCTTATCGTGATAGAAGACAACGAAAACGACAATTTCGTCAGTTATGGATTTCACGTATTAATGCCGCTGTTCGTCAAAGTAAAATGTCTTATAGTAATTTTATTTTTGGTTTAAAAAAAGCTTCAATTAATATTGATCGAAAAATATTATCTGATATTGCTATATTTGATTTGCTTTCATTTAATGCATTAGTTAAAAAAGCAAAAGAAGCTTTGTTGTAA
- the queA gene encoding tRNA preQ1(34) S-adenosylmethionine ribosyltransferase-isomerase QueA: MQLSDFSFDLPKSLISFHPYFIRSTCRLMVMYGHTGMIFHKRFFNIIDEINSGDLIILNNTQVIPARFFGKKESGGKVEVLVEKILGINNILASIKNSKNINIGSKIFFGYKDKIKGSVVDCKNSFFEIFFHDNIDSAIDIINNIGEIPLPPYIKRFRNKLDVDLYQTVYKKKTGSIAAPTAGLHFDLPLLEALHNKGVDIDYITLHIGSGTFQPIRRVQIEEHIMHSESVEVSSSVIQKIKSCKKKGGRIIAVGTSTLRALESAYHSSEWSDSQDFISDTNIFIYPGYKHNIVDALITNFHFPESTLIMLVCSFLGYKNTMNAYNTAIVNKYSFFSYGDAMYITHNKLAPYENFII; encoded by the coding sequence ATGCAACTTTCTGATTTTTCTTTTGATTTGCCAAAATCACTTATATCTTTTCATCCTTATTTTATTCGTAGTACATGTCGTTTAATGGTTATGTATGGACATACCGGAATGATATTCCATAAACGATTTTTCAATATTATTGATGAAATTAACTCTGGTGATCTAATTATTTTAAATAATACTCAAGTGATTCCAGCTCGTTTTTTTGGAAAAAAAGAAAGCGGAGGTAAAGTTGAAGTTTTGGTTGAAAAAATATTAGGTATTAATAATATATTGGCAAGTATTAAAAATTCTAAAAATATCAATATTGGCAGTAAAATTTTTTTTGGATATAAAGACAAAATTAAAGGTTCTGTTGTGGATTGTAAAAATTCTTTTTTTGAAATTTTTTTTCATGACAATATTGATTCAGCTATTGATATTATTAATAATATAGGCGAAATTCCTCTGCCTCCTTATATTAAAAGATTTCGAAATAAACTGGATGTTGATTTATATCAAACTGTATATAAAAAAAAAACAGGTTCTATTGCTGCACCTACTGCTGGATTGCATTTTGACTTACCTTTGTTAGAGGCATTACACAATAAAGGTGTAGATATAGATTATATAACTCTTCATATAGGTTCTGGTACATTTCAACCTATTAGAAGAGTTCAAATCGAAGAACATATTATGCATTCTGAATCAGTTGAAGTGTCTTCCTCAGTTATTCAAAAGATCAAATCTTGCAAAAAAAAAGGTGGTCGTATTATTGCAGTTGGTACAAGTACACTTCGTGCTCTAGAAAGTGCATATCACTCTTCTGAATGGAGTGATAGCCAAGATTTTATTAGTGATACTAATATTTTTATATATCCTGGTTATAAACATAATATTGTCGATGCATTAATTACTAATTTTCATTTTCCTGAATCAACCTTAATTATGCTGGTTTGTTCTTTTCTAGGGTATAAAAATACAATGAATGCTTACAATACAGCAATAGTAAATAAATATAGTTTTTTTAGTTATGGTGATGCTATGTATATCACTCATAATAAATTAGCTCCCTATGAAAATTTTATAATCTAG
- the yajC gene encoding preprotein translocase subunit YajC, translating into MSFFIQNANAVVNGTSESSNSYSLIFMAVIFLLIFYFMLFRPQQKKDKEHKNLINSLVQGDEVITTSGLLGRIKKITKNGYILLELNETTEVFIKQDFIVSLLPKGTLKSL; encoded by the coding sequence ATGAGTTTTTTTATTCAAAATGCTAATGCTGTAGTAAATGGAACATCGGAAAGCAGTAATTCATATTCATTAATATTTATGGCTGTAATATTTTTATTGATTTTTTATTTTATGCTTTTCCGTCCTCAACAAAAGAAAGACAAAGAACATAAAAATCTTATCAATTCTCTTGTTCAGGGAGATGAAGTTATAACAACTAGTGGTTTATTGGGACGAATAAAAAAAATTACAAAAAATGGATATATTTTACTTGAATTAAACGAGACCACTGAAGTATTTATAAAACAAGATTTTATAGTATCATTGTTACCTAAAGGTACTTTGAAATCTTTATAA
- the tgt gene encoding tRNA guanosine(34) transglycosylase Tgt encodes MNFKVLYQDNNARCGVFNFNQEIIETPVFMPVGTYGAVKSISTEEIKNTGSRIILSNAFHLYFRPGLEIIKLHGNLHNFMNWSGPILTDSGGFQVFSLSRFCKVNEEGVIFQNHIDGKKTFLTPKISMKIQSDLGSNIVMIFDQCIEYNQNWEKTKNAMERSLYWAKKSRIYFDSYKNKNSLFGIIHGGIYPSLRDISLQELIKIDFDGYALGGLAVGEPKIEMYKLLDHICPQIPKNKPRYLMGVGKPEDLIEGVRRGVDMFDCVIPTRNARNGHLFVTNGVIKIRNKKYKKDLSCLDNTCVCYTCRYYSRSYLHHLDACNEILGARLNTIHNLHYYQTLMSNIRNSIKNNTFEQFSVNFYKQKNKIDF; translated from the coding sequence ATGAATTTTAAAGTTTTATATCAGGATAACAATGCTAGATGTGGTGTATTTAATTTTAACCAAGAAATAATAGAAACACCTGTTTTTATGCCAGTAGGTACTTATGGTGCTGTGAAGAGTATCAGTACAGAAGAAATTAAAAATACCGGAAGCAGAATTATTTTATCCAATGCGTTTCATTTATATTTTCGACCTGGGCTTGAAATAATAAAATTACATGGCAACTTGCATAATTTTATGAATTGGTCAGGACCTATTCTTACTGATTCTGGAGGATTTCAAGTTTTTAGTCTTTCACGATTTTGCAAAGTAAATGAAGAAGGAGTTATTTTTCAGAATCATATTGATGGAAAAAAAACTTTTTTAACTCCTAAAATTTCTATGAAAATTCAATCAGATTTAGGTTCTAATATTGTTATGATTTTTGATCAATGTATTGAATATAATCAAAATTGGGAAAAAACAAAAAACGCAATGGAAAGATCACTATATTGGGCTAAAAAAAGTCGTATATATTTTGATTCTTATAAAAATAAAAATTCATTATTTGGTATTATTCATGGAGGTATATATCCATCCTTACGTGATATATCATTACAAGAATTAATTAAAATTGATTTTGATGGATATGCATTAGGTGGTCTAGCTGTTGGAGAACCAAAAATAGAAATGTATAAATTATTAGATCATATTTGTCCTCAAATACCCAAAAATAAACCTCGATACTTAATGGGAGTAGGAAAACCAGAAGATTTAATAGAAGGAGTAAGACGAGGTGTGGATATGTTTGATTGTGTTATACCTACTCGAAATGCTAGAAATGGACATTTATTTGTTACTAATGGTGTAATTAAAATTAGAAATAAAAAATATAAAAAGGATTTATCTTGTTTAGATAATACTTGTGTTTGTTACACTTGTCGATATTATAGTCGGTCTTATTTACATCACTTAGATGCTTGTAATGAAATTTTAGGAGCACGTTTAAATACAATACATAATTTGCATTATTATCAAACATTGATGTCTAATATAAGAAATTCAATAAAAAATAATACATTTGAGCAATTTTCAGTGAACTTTTACAAACAAAAAAATAAAATTGATTTTTAA
- the rpmI gene encoding 50S ribosomal protein L35, which translates to MPKIKTLKSAAKRFKITASGKFKRKQANLRHILTKKTTTKKRHLRPKILVSTGDMDRVKSFLPYA; encoded by the coding sequence ATGCCAAAAATTAAAACTTTAAAAAGTGCAGCTAAACGTTTTAAAATAACTGCCTCTGGTAAATTTAAACGTAAACAAGCAAATTTACGTCATATTTTAACGAAAAAAACTACAACTAAAAAACGTCATCTTCGTCCTAAGATTTTAGTGTCTACAGGAGATATGGATAGAGTTAAATCTTTTTTACCATATGCGTAA
- the pheT gene encoding phenylalanine--tRNA ligase subunit beta produces MKFSEKWLREWIDPQVSSKILHEQISNSGIEVEHVENFKSEFHGVVVGKIVQCTFHNESNNLKVLKVDIGKKKLLNIICGASNCRNGIKVAVATVGATLPKNITINKKILKGAWSEGMLCSFFELGLFLNDNKIIEFPKETLVGINVYDYFLLEDNIIKVSITSNRPDGLSILGLSRNIAAINDLRISPLKNRLVPAVIQKKINIDIQADKECMNFFGRIIENININVDTPFWMKKKLFFSNVLSENIITNIIHYVLIELGQPLNILDADNINDSIIVRMARHEEDLFLKNNIKISLNENILVFSDSNKILSLPGNINSNIVDVDKNTKNIFLSSYLINRKYISYIIKKMNMNTVLEYHYYGVDPFLQNYAIEYATDLILKICGGVPGPINEKKCNFQIHKNNTIRLHHERLNKIIGFFIDTSVISKILYRLDYQLKFQKTFWDVISPSWRFDILIEEDVIGDILRIYEYNNVHLIPLKEFLNCSKKNELTDSLLKKSAVILINQGYHEVINYGFIDPKIQNLIFPNEENLLLSNPISQDMSCMRLSLWPGLLKNISYNKNRQQKSIRIFESGLCFSIDKRENLGIRQEIFLAAAISGNYIKENWYYNIRKMDFYDLKGDLESILESICQLNEIEFRRKKIHGLHPEQSASIYFRNYLIGSIGAIDPRLEKALNVSSTTFLFEISLNNFSDIKPLKVEEISKFPTVRRDIAILISEEIAAYNVIEQCKIFFINEKVEINLFDIYAYKESHNHKKSLGISFIFQNKKRTFQDNEINLMIDDCIGVLQKKFQAVLRK; encoded by the coding sequence ATGAAATTTAGCGAAAAATGGTTGCGTGAATGGATTGATCCACAAGTTAGTAGTAAGATTTTACATGAACAAATTTCTAATTCTGGTATTGAAGTAGAACATGTTGAGAATTTTAAATCTGAATTTCATGGTGTTGTAGTTGGTAAAATAGTGCAATGTACTTTTCATAATGAATCTAATAATTTAAAAGTACTTAAAGTAGATATAGGCAAAAAAAAATTATTAAATATTATATGCGGTGCATCTAATTGTCGTAATGGTATAAAGGTTGCAGTAGCTACTGTTGGCGCTACTTTACCAAAAAATATTACTATTAATAAGAAAATTTTAAAAGGAGCATGGTCTGAAGGTATGTTATGTTCTTTTTTTGAATTAGGCCTGTTTTTAAATGATAATAAAATTATCGAATTTCCTAAAGAAACGTTGGTAGGTATTAATGTTTATGATTATTTTTTATTAGAAGATAATATTATTAAAGTTTCTATTACATCAAATCGTCCAGATGGCTTAAGTATTTTAGGATTATCTCGTAATATAGCTGCTATTAATGATTTAAGAATATCACCTTTAAAAAATCGCTTAGTTCCTGCAGTTATTCAAAAAAAAATTAATATTGATATTCAAGCTGATAAAGAATGTATGAATTTTTTTGGTAGAATTATAGAAAACATCAATATAAATGTTGATACTCCTTTTTGGATGAAAAAAAAATTATTTTTTTCTAACGTTTTGTCAGAAAATATTATAACTAATATTATTCATTATGTATTAATTGAACTGGGACAACCATTGAATATATTGGATGCAGATAATATTAATGATTCTATTATAGTGCGCATGGCAAGGCATGAAGAGGATTTATTTTTAAAAAATAATATAAAAATAAGTTTAAATGAAAATATATTAGTTTTTTCTGATTCAAATAAAATATTATCTCTCCCTGGAAATATTAATTCTAATATTGTTGATGTCGATAAAAATACTAAAAATATATTTCTTAGTTCATATTTGATTAATAGAAAATATATTTCTTATATTATAAAAAAAATGAATATGAATACAGTATTAGAATATCACTATTATGGTGTTGATCCTTTCCTTCAAAATTATGCTATTGAGTATGCAACTGATTTGATTTTAAAAATCTGTGGTGGTGTTCCTGGTCCTATCAATGAGAAAAAATGTAATTTTCAGATCCACAAAAATAATACAATAAGATTACATCATGAAAGATTAAACAAAATAATTGGTTTTTTTATTGATACAAGTGTTATTTCAAAAATTTTATATAGACTCGATTATCAATTGAAATTTCAAAAAACATTTTGGGACGTTATTTCTCCTAGTTGGAGATTCGACATATTAATTGAAGAAGATGTAATCGGTGATATTCTGCGAATATACGAGTATAATAATGTTCATTTAATACCATTAAAAGAGTTTTTGAACTGTAGTAAAAAAAATGAACTAACAGATTCCTTATTAAAAAAATCTGCTGTGATATTAATTAATCAAGGTTATCATGAAGTTATAAATTATGGTTTTATTGATCCTAAAATACAAAATTTAATTTTCCCAAACGAAGAAAATTTGTTATTATCTAATCCTATTTCTCAAGATATGTCATGTATGCGTTTATCTTTGTGGCCTGGTTTGCTTAAAAATATTTCTTATAATAAAAATCGTCAGCAAAAAAGTATCCGTATTTTTGAAAGTGGACTCTGTTTTTCAATAGATAAAAGAGAAAATCTTGGCATCAGACAAGAAATTTTTTTAGCAGCAGCAATTAGTGGGAATTATATTAAAGAAAATTGGTATTATAACATAAGAAAAATGGATTTTTATGATTTAAAAGGTGATTTAGAATCTATATTAGAATCAATATGTCAATTAAATGAGATAGAATTTCGACGTAAAAAAATACATGGATTGCATCCAGAACAAAGTGCATCTATATATTTTAGAAATTATTTAATTGGTAGTATTGGAGCAATTGATCCAAGGTTAGAAAAAGCATTAAATGTATCTAGCACTACATTTTTATTTGAAATATCATTAAATAATTTTTCAGATATTAAACCATTAAAAGTTGAAGAGATTTCAAAATTTCCAACTGTTCGACGCGATATTGCAATATTAATATCAGAAGAAATCGCAGCTTATAATGTTATAGAGCAGTGTAAAATATTTTTTATAAATGAAAAAGTAGAAATTAATTTATTTGATATATATGCTTATAAAGAATCGCATAATCATAAGAAAAGTTTGGGTATTAGTTTTATTTTTCAAAATAAAAAAAGAACTTTTCAAGATAATGAAATTAATTTAATGATAGATGATTGTATAGGAGTACTACAGAAAAAATTTCAAGCCGTTTTAAGGAAATAA
- a CDS encoding integration host factor subunit alpha: MVLTKAAISENLFEKLQLTKKESKEFVEFFFEEVRKSLEKGEAVKLSGFGNFQIKKKKARPGRNPRTGEIFLITARRVVTFKAGQKLKNKINNYLIKKNNNF, encoded by the coding sequence ATGGTGCTTACAAAAGCTGCTATTTCAGAAAATTTATTTGAGAAATTGCAATTAACTAAAAAAGAATCAAAAGAATTCGTGGAATTTTTTTTTGAAGAAGTTAGGAAATCTCTAGAAAAAGGAGAAGCTGTTAAACTATCTGGATTTGGAAATTTTCAAATAAAGAAAAAAAAAGCTCGTCCTGGTAGAAACCCTAGAACAGGAGAAATTTTTCTTATAACAGCTAGACGAGTAGTTACTTTTAAAGCCGGTCAAAAACTAAAAAATAAAATTAACAATTATTTAATAAAAAAAAATAACAATTTCTAA